A single genomic interval of Picosynechococcus sp. PCC 7003 harbors:
- a CDS encoding pirin family protein, which yields MIQLRPAAERGRGQLDWLESYFTFSFSQYYDPAHMNFSNLRVINEDYIAPGKGFATHGHRDMEIITYVLEGELEHKDSIGNGSIIRPGDVQRMSAGTGILHSEFNPSSEQPVHLLQIWITPDQLNVEPSYEQTYFAPEEKENQLRIVASPDGRDRSVKIHQNASIYAALLSTGATVTHPLAAGRRAWLQIVKGSLTVNGVRMEAGDGAGISGETQLICVGQAAETEFLLFDLP from the coding sequence ATGATTCAACTCCGTCCTGCTGCCGAAAGGGGCCGTGGCCAGCTTGATTGGCTGGAGAGCTATTTCACCTTTTCCTTTTCCCAGTATTACGATCCGGCCCACATGAATTTTTCTAACCTGCGGGTGATTAATGAAGATTACATCGCCCCAGGGAAAGGATTTGCCACCCACGGGCACCGCGATATGGAAATCATCACCTATGTCCTCGAAGGGGAACTAGAACACAAAGACAGCATTGGCAATGGCTCAATTATTCGCCCAGGGGATGTGCAACGCATGAGCGCAGGTACAGGCATTTTGCACAGCGAATTTAATCCCTCGTCAGAACAGCCTGTGCATTTATTGCAGATTTGGATTACCCCCGATCAACTGAATGTAGAACCCAGCTACGAGCAGACCTATTTCGCCCCGGAAGAAAAAGAAAATCAATTGCGAATTGTTGCCTCTCCAGATGGGCGCGATCGCTCTGTAAAAATTCATCAGAATGCTTCGATCTATGCGGCGTTGCTCTCTACCGGAGCCACAGTCACCCATCCGTTAGCGGCGGGCCGTCGGGCTTGGTTGCAGATCGTCAAAGGAAGCCTCACGGTTAATGGCGTTAGGATGGAAGCGGGCGATGGCGCTGGCATTAGTGGCGAAACACAACTGATTTGTGTGGGTCAAGCGGCCGAAACAGAATTTTTATTGTTTGATTTGCCCTAG
- a CDS encoding CDGSH iron-sulfur domain-containing protein translates to MAKPTIAAKKPMTLELEAGDYFWCACGQSADQPFCDGSHKGTEFKPQKFTLEEKKKVTLCLCKHTQDPPFCDGNHAKL, encoded by the coding sequence ATGGCTAAACCAACGATTGCGGCCAAAAAACCGATGACCTTAGAGCTTGAGGCCGGCGATTATTTCTGGTGTGCCTGCGGTCAATCTGCGGATCAACCCTTTTGTGATGGCAGCCACAAGGGTACGGAATTTAAGCCCCAAAAGTTCACCCTAGAAGAAAAGAAAAAGGTGACGTTGTGTCTTTGTAAGCACACTCAAGATCCGCCGTTTTGTGATGGCAATCACGCCAAACTATAG
- a CDS encoding DNA cytosine methyltransferase, which produces MKVLDTFAGAGGFSLGFEMAGCKIVGAIETDAWACETFQFNHPDATVIKGNIEDLSDAKLLALFEGNEPDIILGGPPCQGFSICNKNNGDPKDPRNSLFEEFVRLGKLFKPKVMVMENVPNLVKAKTKSNELVIDIIRSELHNLGYFVYSTILESVDYGVPQIRKRLFVIASTQELCNPFPKPTHSPNQSDLFSVSLKKTPTLWDAISDLPEIEAREGAEEMEYVSKPLNDFQKTLRNGSMKLHNHLAMKHSKRMVERFSSMKWGQSGSDVPDHLKPYKRNSNGVVSDRIYDQNNRRMHPNKPCHTIPASFYANFVHPYKNRNFTAREGARIQTFPDTYVFKGKPTVVSHKLLAREGRFDEKYLCQYNQIGNAVPPLLAKAVAENVLNQFIEEDEECLYMATI; this is translated from the coding sequence ATGAAAGTTCTTGATACATTCGCTGGAGCTGGTGGGTTTAGCCTTGGCTTTGAGATGGCAGGTTGTAAAATTGTTGGTGCAATTGAAACAGACGCATGGGCATGTGAGACATTCCAATTCAATCATCCAGATGCAACTGTAATAAAGGGGAATATTGAAGATCTGTCGGATGCAAAATTATTAGCATTGTTTGAAGGCAATGAGCCGGACATTATCCTTGGTGGCCCACCCTGTCAGGGTTTTTCAATATGTAACAAAAACAATGGTGATCCAAAAGACCCAAGAAATAGTTTATTTGAAGAATTTGTAAGATTAGGTAAACTGTTTAAGCCTAAAGTGATGGTCATGGAAAATGTCCCTAATTTAGTAAAAGCAAAAACAAAATCAAATGAATTAGTAATAGATATTATTAGGAGTGAACTGCATAACCTTGGATATTTTGTGTATTCAACAATACTAGAATCCGTTGATTATGGAGTCCCCCAAATCAGAAAAAGGCTATTTGTTATAGCCTCTACGCAAGAGCTTTGTAATCCGTTTCCAAAGCCAACCCATTCACCAAATCAGAGTGACTTATTTTCAGTGTCGTTAAAGAAAACGCCAACTCTGTGGGATGCAATATCAGACTTACCTGAAATTGAAGCAAGAGAAGGCGCTGAAGAAATGGAATATGTATCTAAGCCACTAAATGACTTTCAAAAGACTTTGCGTAACGGTAGCATGAAATTACACAACCATCTAGCAATGAAACACTCAAAGCGTATGGTGGAAAGATTTAGCTCAATGAAATGGGGACAGTCAGGATCAGATGTTCCTGACCATCTAAAACCATATAAGCGTAATTCAAACGGAGTTGTTAGTGATAGGATTTATGATCAAAATAATCGACGAATGCACCCAAATAAGCCTTGCCATACAATTCCTGCATCTTTTTATGCTAACTTTGTTCATCCGTATAAAAATAGGAATTTTACTGCTAGAGAAGGCGCTCGCATTCAAACCTTCCCTGATACATATGTATTTAAAGGGAAGCCAACCGTAGTTAGCCATAAGCTATTAGCAAGAGAAGGGCGTTTTGATGAAAAGTATTTATGCCAATACAATCAGATAGGTAACGCAGTGCCTCCTCTTTTGGCAAAAGCTGTTGCAGAGAATGTGTTGAACCAGTTTATTGAGGAAGATGAAGAATGTTTGTACATGGCAACAATTTAG
- a CDS encoding Bpu10I family restriction endonuclease, giving the protein MFVHGNNLEQKENHRTKYRDKESKCYLAEIRSRYNQWKDNNENLVGPIKLHADNDDDILKQRVELLNNYKEFLDQQHYAEKFDSRSNLHSSVLEEFLYYLFRDLVSSISEHALIGKSHSFKDIFFRSSNYADMLTKPNALIEIKDHDFSIGCSITSKMLCKGSEESEIHKWDIPAVAIECKTYLDKTMLQDVSTAAEQLKQKNPNAMYMVVAEWLKLTDSVNLKKYKIDQIYVLRKQKNTDREFRYREGYVKNPIYDDVVIHLFNSVRNYLTSDWEGGITHGLEKGYLI; this is encoded by the coding sequence ATGTTTGTACATGGCAACAATTTAGAACAAAAAGAAAATCATAGGACAAAATACCGTGACAAAGAATCAAAGTGCTATCTTGCAGAAATAAGGAGCCGATATAATCAATGGAAAGATAATAATGAAAATCTAGTCGGCCCTATAAAATTGCATGCGGATAATGATGATGATATTCTCAAGCAAAGAGTAGAGTTGCTAAATAATTATAAGGAGTTCTTGGATCAGCAACATTATGCAGAAAAGTTCGACTCCCGTTCAAACTTACATTCTTCTGTTCTTGAAGAATTTTTGTATTATTTGTTTAGAGATTTAGTAAGCAGCATTTCAGAACATGCACTTATAGGAAAATCACATTCATTCAAAGATATATTTTTCAGATCATCGAATTATGCAGATATGCTGACAAAGCCAAATGCTCTAATTGAGATCAAAGATCATGATTTTTCGATTGGGTGCAGCATAACATCAAAAATGCTATGCAAAGGTTCTGAAGAATCTGAAATTCATAAATGGGACATTCCAGCAGTTGCGATTGAATGCAAGACATATCTTGATAAGACCATGCTTCAAGATGTTTCTACCGCTGCAGAACAATTAAAACAAAAGAATCCAAATGCGATGTATATGGTAGTAGCCGAATGGTTAAAGCTAACTGACTCAGTCAATTTAAAAAAATATAAAATAGATCAAATTTACGTATTACGAAAGCAGAAAAACACCGACCGCGAATTTCGATATCGCGAAGGTTACGTCAAAAACCCAATCTATGATGACGTTGTAATTCACTTGTTCAATTCTGTTCGTAACTATCTCACATCAGACTGGGAAGGTGGTATTACACACGGTCTTGAGAAAGGCTACTTAATATAA
- the coaE gene encoding dephospho-CoA kinase (Dephospho-CoA kinase (CoaE) performs the final step in coenzyme A biosynthesis.), producing MSRHKVTKPRIIGLTGGIATGKSTVTTYLAQRYQLPILDADVYAREAIAPPSAILTQIFARYGVGIQNADGSLNRQALGDIVFNDPDEKLWLETQIHPYVRQRFHEALATIQETQATVICAIPLLFEAQLTDFVTEIWVVACTPEQQLARLQRRNQLSVAQAQARIASQMPLTEKVQRADVVLDNSLDLATLYHQVDRALKGSC from the coding sequence ATGTCGCGCCATAAAGTGACAAAACCAAGAATCATTGGTCTGACGGGAGGCATCGCGACAGGAAAAAGTACAGTAACGACATACTTGGCCCAACGCTACCAGCTCCCCATTCTTGATGCCGATGTTTATGCCCGCGAGGCGATCGCCCCTCCCTCGGCAATCTTGACGCAAATTTTCGCCCGCTATGGTGTGGGAATTCAAAACGCCGATGGTTCCCTCAATCGCCAAGCTTTAGGGGACATTGTTTTTAATGATCCCGACGAAAAACTGTGGCTCGAAACGCAAATTCATCCCTATGTGCGCCAGCGTTTCCATGAAGCCTTAGCAACCATTCAGGAGACACAAGCCACGGTAATTTGTGCGATCCCACTGTTGTTTGAGGCGCAGTTAACGGATTTTGTCACAGAAATTTGGGTGGTTGCCTGTACCCCTGAGCAGCAGTTGGCGAGGCTCCAGCGGCGTAACCAGCTAAGCGTTGCCCAGGCCCAAGCGCGGATCGCCAGCCAGATGCCCCTCACCGAAAAAGTTCAGCGGGCTGATGTGGTGCTTGATAATTCTTTGGATCTTGCAACACTCTATCACCAAGTTGATCGAGCCCTCAAAGGAAGTTGCTAG
- a CDS encoding VOC family protein, whose product MANQSPPNLAIAYVHFYVDDLEHWQTWFQTKFQLKITDPQAAFPFLPGNTIQLSGPELTLMLSAPQTSSDPVAQYLTHHPCGVADVAFYLDQKAFFQAINNDQFVTVLRNNVGFQHTLIYRDTVPKTNTQIDHLVLNVPVGKLQETVQWYEAKFGFNRQQTFTIKTNYSGLASQVLSHPSGIQLPINQPGDCYENRETAQRSQIQEFIEFNRGAGIQHIALKYKNLPDQIHYFRQANVAFLDVPDTYYKNLCHRYPHLETLPHWPQIQQEKILVDVVRSPKEMLLQIFTQPIFKEPTFFWEFIERKQQAQGFGEGNFQALFEAIEQAQRQRLVSPRP is encoded by the coding sequence ATGGCAAACCAGAGTCCCCCAAATTTGGCGATCGCCTATGTCCATTTCTACGTAGACGATCTGGAGCATTGGCAAACCTGGTTTCAAACCAAATTTCAGCTCAAAATCACCGATCCCCAAGCAGCTTTTCCGTTTTTACCTGGGAACACCATTCAACTCAGTGGCCCAGAGTTAACCCTGATGCTCTCGGCGCCCCAAACTTCTTCAGATCCCGTCGCCCAATATTTAACCCATCATCCCTGTGGCGTTGCCGATGTTGCCTTTTATCTTGATCAAAAAGCCTTTTTTCAGGCAATAAATAACGACCAATTCGTTACTGTGTTACGCAATAATGTGGGATTTCAACACACGCTTATTTATCGAGACACAGTTCCCAAAACAAATACCCAAATTGATCATTTAGTGCTCAATGTCCCCGTGGGCAAACTCCAGGAAACAGTCCAGTGGTACGAAGCTAAATTTGGATTTAACCGGCAACAAACCTTTACGATCAAAACCAATTATTCCGGCCTCGCTTCCCAAGTCCTTTCCCACCCCAGCGGAATCCAGTTACCCATTAACCAACCGGGGGACTGCTACGAAAATCGCGAAACGGCACAGCGATCCCAAATCCAAGAATTTATTGAGTTTAACCGTGGTGCGGGGATTCAACATATCGCCCTAAAGTACAAAAATTTACCGGATCAAATCCATTACTTTCGCCAAGCAAATGTGGCATTTCTCGATGTCCCTGACACCTATTACAAAAATCTTTGTCATCGTTATCCCCACCTAGAAACATTACCCCATTGGCCCCAAATTCAGCAGGAAAAAATTCTTGTGGATGTGGTGCGATCGCCCAAGGAAATGCTTTTGCAAATTTTTACCCAGCCCATTTTTAAAGAGCCGACATTTTTTTGGGAATTTATCGAACGCAAACAACAGGCCCAAGGGTTTGGCGAAGGGAATTTTCAAGCGTTATTTGAAGCCATTGAACAGGCCCAACGACAGCGGCTGGTTTCCCCTCGCCCATAA
- the mnmA gene encoding tRNA 2-thiouridine(34) synthase MnmA, translating into MGKVAVGLSGGVDSSVTAGILHRQGYTVEGVTLWLMKGKGQCCSEGMVDAADICEQLGIPHHIVDSRDLFQKYIVDYVVSGYEAGVTPLPCSQCNRMVKFGPMLQWAKAELGIDQIATGHYARIRYNAQTGRYELLRAVDRHKDQSYFLYDLTQEMLAGTLFPLGEMTKGETRQIAAEMQLSTAKKPESQDLCLIEAHGSMKTFLDKYIEQREGEIVDLDGKVLGHHTGIHHYTIGQRKGLGIAAPEPLYVVKLDNVMNRVVVSTRDRAGRSECTVQRMNWLALPGITTPIHAEVQVRYRSGAVPVTVIPLEGDRLRLVFEEPQFGITPGQAAVLYDGDRVLGGGIIEHPEAA; encoded by the coding sequence ATGGGTAAAGTTGCAGTTGGGTTATCAGGGGGCGTAGACAGTTCCGTCACCGCAGGGATTCTCCATCGTCAGGGCTATACCGTCGAGGGGGTGACCCTCTGGCTCATGAAGGGCAAAGGTCAATGTTGTTCTGAGGGGATGGTCGATGCGGCAGATATTTGTGAGCAATTGGGCATTCCCCACCACATCGTGGATAGTCGCGATTTATTTCAGAAATACATTGTTGACTATGTTGTGTCTGGGTATGAAGCGGGGGTGACGCCTTTACCCTGCTCCCAATGTAATCGGATGGTGAAATTTGGGCCAATGTTGCAATGGGCCAAGGCAGAGCTGGGCATTGATCAGATTGCGACGGGCCACTATGCCAGAATTCGTTATAACGCTCAAACCGGACGCTATGAACTATTGCGGGCCGTGGATCGCCATAAGGATCAATCCTATTTTCTCTATGACCTCACCCAGGAAATGCTGGCGGGGACGCTGTTTCCTTTAGGGGAAATGACCAAGGGCGAAACCCGTCAAATTGCGGCGGAAATGCAGCTCTCGACGGCGAAAAAGCCAGAAAGCCAAGACCTTTGTCTCATTGAAGCCCACGGCTCGATGAAAACTTTTTTGGATAAATACATCGAACAGCGGGAAGGGGAGATCGTCGATCTTGATGGGAAAGTGCTGGGACACCATACAGGAATCCATCACTACACCATTGGCCAACGTAAAGGTCTAGGCATTGCGGCCCCGGAGCCCCTCTATGTGGTGAAGCTGGATAATGTGATGAATCGGGTGGTGGTGAGTACCCGCGATCGCGCTGGTCGCTCTGAATGTACGGTACAGCGTATGAATTGGTTAGCGCTCCCAGGCATTACGACCCCTATTCACGCCGAGGTGCAGGTGCGTTATCGCAGTGGTGCGGTGCCTGTGACGGTGATTCCGCTAGAAGGCGATCGCCTTAGACTTGTGTTCGAAGAACCCCAATTTGGGATCACCCCTGGCCAAGCGGCCGTGCTCTATGACGGCGATCGGGTGCTGGGGGGCGGCATTATCGAACATCCCGAAGCAGCTTAG
- the lptC gene encoding LPS export ABC transporter periplasmic protein LptC, whose amino-acid sequence MVRLCRWERGRSPRIFALALLLLGNLGGITACRNAPPATETEPQSQNSENRLIVEDALLEQSDAEGNILWKIQAEEAIYSQDRKAATLTKLVGNLYQDGEVILSLQANKGQVINDGDRIILESGVLVTDNRQRAVFETEKAEWEPANFILQITTDLQAKYPNGKLSAKQGKYFIDRQDLELTDTVEVVIVEPPLQLQSSKLNWLVAEDKITAAEGLTVQRYTAETITDRLRAEQGEAQLKAQKIIVSGNVLLNSLDPEIQFASGAATWDLQAGVITGEDSVQLTQIAEQVQFRANQGRYNLKTQQVQMSGAVRGTGEDPPTSLKANQVDWDLTAEEVVAVGNVVYEQTNPRVKLNGDRAVGNFGRNQVVVTGSAQKQVTTEVIP is encoded by the coding sequence ATGGTGCGTTTGTGTCGATGGGAACGGGGGCGATCGCCCAGAATATTCGCTCTAGCACTACTTCTTTTGGGGAATCTTGGGGGAATAACAGCCTGTCGCAATGCCCCCCCGGCCACAGAGACAGAACCCCAAAGCCAAAATTCCGAAAATCGCCTCATTGTCGAAGACGCTCTCCTCGAGCAATCCGATGCCGAGGGAAACATTCTCTGGAAAATCCAAGCCGAAGAAGCCATCTATAGCCAAGATCGTAAAGCCGCCACCCTCACCAAGCTTGTGGGAAATCTTTATCAAGACGGGGAAGTGATCCTCAGTCTCCAGGCCAATAAGGGTCAGGTGATTAACGATGGCGATCGCATTATTCTCGAATCAGGGGTTTTGGTCACGGATAATCGCCAGAGAGCCGTCTTTGAAACAGAAAAAGCCGAGTGGGAACCCGCCAATTTCATCCTCCAGATCACCACGGATCTCCAAGCCAAATATCCTAACGGTAAACTCAGCGCCAAACAGGGTAAATATTTCATTGATCGCCAGGATTTAGAACTGACCGATACCGTCGAGGTGGTCATTGTGGAACCGCCCCTCCAACTCCAGAGCAGCAAGCTCAATTGGCTCGTGGCCGAAGATAAAATCACTGCTGCCGAGGGCCTCACTGTCCAACGCTACACCGCAGAAACGATCACCGATCGCCTCCGGGCAGAGCAGGGTGAAGCCCAACTCAAAGCCCAGAAAATTATTGTCAGTGGCAATGTCTTGTTAAATAGCCTTGACCCAGAAATTCAGTTTGCCAGTGGGGCCGCCACTTGGGATCTTCAAGCGGGGGTGATTACGGGCGAAGATTCTGTGCAACTCACCCAAATCGCCGAGCAAGTTCAGTTCCGGGCCAACCAAGGACGCTACAATCTCAAGACCCAACAGGTCCAAATGAGCGGTGCGGTCAGGGGGACGGGTGAAGATCCCCCCACCTCCCTCAAGGCCAACCAAGTGGATTGGGATCTCACCGCCGAAGAAGTGGTGGCCGTGGGCAATGTGGTCTATGAACAGACCAATCCCCGGGTAAAACTCAATGGCGATCGCGCGGTGGGTAATTTCGGACGGAATCAAGTCGTGGTAACAGGGTCAGCCCAAAAACAGGTCACAACGGAAGTCATTCCCTAA
- a CDS encoding NYN domain-containing protein, whose translation MLDHFGSDPVFSPEQVLENRGRVAIFIDGSNLFYAALQLGIEIDYSKLLYRLTGGSRLLRSFFYTGVDRANEKQQGFLLWMRRNGYRVIAKDLVQLPDGSKKANLDVEIAVDMMALVGSYDTAVLVSGDGDLAYAVDAVSYRGARVEVVSLRSMTSDSLINVADRYIDLEQIQTDIQKLHRGHFSEPRLMEDRGGGTIELPSHE comes from the coding sequence ATGCTGGATCACTTTGGTAGCGATCCGGTTTTCTCGCCTGAACAGGTACTTGAAAATCGAGGTCGTGTTGCGATCTTTATCGATGGTTCTAATTTATTTTATGCAGCGCTGCAATTAGGCATCGAAATTGACTACAGCAAACTTCTTTATCGTTTAACGGGCGGGTCACGGCTACTGCGGTCTTTTTTTTACACAGGTGTCGACCGGGCCAATGAAAAACAGCAAGGCTTTTTGTTGTGGATGCGCCGCAATGGTTATCGAGTCATTGCTAAGGATCTGGTGCAACTGCCGGATGGCTCGAAAAAGGCCAATTTAGACGTGGAAATTGCGGTAGATATGATGGCCCTTGTGGGCTCCTATGATACGGCGGTACTCGTCAGTGGCGACGGAGACTTAGCCTATGCTGTGGATGCGGTCAGCTATCGGGGGGCACGGGTCGAGGTGGTGAGCCTACGATCCATGACTAGCGACAGTTTGATCAATGTGGCAGATCGTTACATCGATCTAGAGCAAATCCAGACGGATATCCAAAAGCTCCATCGGGGTCATTTTTCGGAACCGAGGCTCATGGAAGATCGTGGTGGTGGCACAATTGAGTTACCCAGTCATGAGTAA
- the metG gene encoding methionine--tRNA ligase, with amino-acid sequence MTSPARFALTTPLYYVNDVPHIGSAYTTMVADAIARFHRLKGDDVLFITGTDEHGQKIQRTAQEKGVDPQVHCDEIIGSFKDLWQHYNIQYDRFSRTTAPNHAKIVAEFFQRVWDNGDIYLAQQQGWYCVACEEFKEEKDLIEDHHCAIHTNKQAEWRDEENYFFRLSKYQAQLEALYSENPDFIQPASRRNEVINFVKQGLQDFSISRVNLDWGFPVPTDDNHTIYVWFDALLGYVTALLEEGEEVSLENALKQWWPINLHLIGKDILRFHAVYWPAMLMSANLPLPDKVFGHGFLTKNGLKMGKSLGNTIDPIALVNQYGSDALRYYFLKEVELGKDGDFNETRFVNVVNADLANDLGNLLNRTLGMLKKYCKSEIPALDLAAIPADHPLKALGETLGDRTGAAYDNLNFAAACQQVLALIQASNKYIDDRAPWALFKAGEQAQVEEILLTILESVRLAAYLLSPVIPNLSNQIYRQLGFPGDFNNSDDLVNLAPFASHSRWGLPWSERTLTKAQPIFARLEAPEVAV; translated from the coding sequence ATGACTTCCCCTGCTCGTTTTGCCCTGACAACTCCCCTCTATTACGTGAACGATGTGCCCCACATTGGCAGTGCCTACACAACGATGGTGGCCGATGCGATCGCCCGGTTCCATCGCCTTAAAGGGGATGACGTGCTTTTTATCACAGGCACCGACGAACATGGCCAAAAAATCCAGCGCACTGCCCAAGAAAAAGGCGTGGATCCCCAGGTGCACTGCGACGAAATCATCGGTAGCTTCAAAGATCTTTGGCAACACTACAACATTCAATACGACCGCTTTAGCCGCACCACCGCTCCCAATCACGCGAAAATTGTTGCCGAATTTTTCCAGCGGGTCTGGGACAACGGCGATATTTACCTCGCCCAGCAGCAGGGTTGGTATTGCGTCGCCTGCGAAGAATTTAAAGAAGAAAAAGACCTCATCGAAGACCACCACTGCGCGATCCACACCAACAAACAGGCCGAGTGGCGGGACGAAGAAAATTACTTTTTCCGTCTGTCTAAATACCAAGCCCAACTCGAAGCCCTCTATAGCGAAAATCCCGATTTCATCCAGCCCGCCAGCCGTCGCAACGAAGTGATCAACTTTGTAAAGCAGGGACTGCAGGATTTTTCGATTTCCCGCGTCAATCTCGACTGGGGCTTTCCGGTACCCACCGACGATAATCACACGATCTATGTCTGGTTTGATGCGCTGTTGGGTTATGTCACCGCCCTGCTAGAGGAAGGGGAGGAAGTCAGCCTCGAAAATGCCCTGAAACAATGGTGGCCGATCAACCTTCATCTGATTGGTAAAGATATTCTGCGCTTCCATGCGGTTTACTGGCCAGCGATGCTCATGTCAGCCAACTTGCCCTTACCGGATAAAGTCTTTGGCCACGGCTTTCTCACGAAAAATGGCCTCAAGATGGGCAAAAGCCTCGGCAATACCATCGACCCCATTGCCCTGGTAAACCAATACGGTTCCGATGCGCTGCGTTATTACTTCCTGAAGGAAGTGGAACTGGGGAAAGATGGAGATTTTAACGAAACTCGCTTTGTAAACGTGGTTAACGCTGACCTAGCCAACGACCTGGGGAATTTGTTGAACCGCACCCTGGGGATGTTGAAGAAATACTGCAAAAGCGAAATTCCTGCTCTGGATCTCGCTGCCATTCCCGCCGACCATCCCCTCAAGGCCCTGGGGGAAACCCTTGGCGATCGCACCGGTGCCGCCTATGACAATCTCAACTTTGCCGCCGCCTGTCAGCAGGTATTGGCCTTGATCCAAGCCAGCAACAAATACATCGATGACCGCGCCCCCTGGGCCTTATTTAAAGCCGGTGAACAAGCCCAAGTCGAAGAGATTCTGTTGACGATCCTAGAGTCAGTGCGTCTGGCGGCCTATTTACTGTCTCCGGTGATCCCCAATCTCAGCAACCAAATCTATCGTCAATTAGGCTTCCCTGGCGACTTTAATAACTCTGATGACCTTGTCAATCTGGCTCCCTTTGCCAGCCATAGTCGCTGGGGTCTGCCTTGGTCTGAACGGACTCTAACGAAAGCCCAGCCTATCTTTGCCCGCCTCGAAGCCCCCGAAGTCGCTGTTTAA
- the ilvN gene encoding acetolactate synthase small subunit, which translates to MKHTLSVLVEDEAGVLTRIAGLFARRGFNIESLAVGPAEKEGISRITMVVPCDEKEIEQVSAQLDKLIHVREVNDVTAKPCVERELMLVKVNADASQRSEVMQLVQVFRARIVDISDRTVTVQVVGDPGKMVAILQMLEKFGIIEVARTGKLALVRESGVNTEYLKSAGRKA; encoded by the coding sequence ATGAAACACACCCTCTCAGTCCTTGTTGAAGACGAAGCCGGAGTCCTCACCCGTATTGCCGGACTCTTTGCCCGTCGCGGTTTTAACATCGAAAGCCTAGCCGTTGGCCCCGCCGAAAAAGAGGGAATTTCGCGGATTACCATGGTCGTTCCCTGTGACGAAAAAGAAATTGAACAGGTCTCTGCCCAACTCGACAAACTCATCCATGTGCGGGAGGTAAATGATGTCACCGCCAAGCCCTGCGTAGAACGGGAACTGATGTTGGTCAAAGTCAATGCCGATGCCAGTCAACGCTCCGAAGTGATGCAATTGGTACAGGTTTTCCGGGCGCGGATCGTTGATATTTCTGACAGAACTGTCACGGTGCAAGTGGTGGGTGATCCTGGCAAAATGGTGGCCATCCTCCAAATGCTTGAAAAATTCGGCATCATCGAAGTGGCCCGCACTGGAAAATTAGCCCTCGTCCGGGAGTCCGGTGTAAATACCGAATACCTCAAATCTGCCGGTAGAAAAGCCTAG